DNA sequence from the Anomalospiza imberbis isolate Cuckoo-Finch-1a 21T00152 chromosome 14, ASM3175350v1, whole genome shotgun sequence genome:
CCACAGAAGGGTTTGGtgagaagggaccttaaagctcatccagttccacccccctgccatgggcagggacactttccactagaccaagttgctccaagccctggccaacctggccttgaacatttctggggatggggcagccacagcttctctgggcaatctctGCCTGGgcttccccaccctcacaggaaagaatttcttcccaatatcccatctatccctgccttCTGTCAGTGTGCAGCCATtcccccctgtcctgtccctccaagcCACTGTATGAAGTCTCTCTATCTCTTATAATCCCATTTATATATTGGAATGCCATGACAGGGTCCTCAGCATTGcttggggaaggaggggaggcTGAGGTGGGGGGGAAGGTTGGGAATGTTGTGTCTGCCCTGTGTTAGAGCCTCTCGGTGCCTCCCAGGCCCGCAAGGccatgcaggagcagctggccAGGAACAAGGAGCTGATGCAGAAGGTGCGGGTGGAGCCACCCGAGGAGGAGCTGTGTGAGGTGCCCGAGGAGGACACCACGGCCTTGCCCGTGCCCAGCGGGGCTAATCCCTGGATGCTGGGTAAGCCCAGTGACCTGGCCCCAGAGCCTGAGGCACAGGAGTGTCCAAGAGATGACACAGTGCCTGGTGCTGTGGAGAAcaaggaggagatggaggaggaggaggaagagctgtcAGAGGAAGAAGCTCTGCTGCAAGACTTCGAGCAGAAGCGACGGGAGCGCACAGGGAGCCCCGAGGGGCATGGCAAGGACCATGGTGAGGAGCTCGAGGCCCAAAGCTGGGtgggctgggagtgctgggggCTGGACAAAGGAAGAGGGATCTGGGGACAGTTTTTGGCAGGTTTCACACAGCTGTCCTTGCTCTCTGCCCTGTGGAGTGACCATTTCTACCCTCATCATGTAGGTGCTGATGAGACTGAGACTGGTGCTgagcagcccagggacagcccagtCCCCCCAGACTGTGCCGAGGAGCTGGGGGACAGCCCAGTCCCCCCAGactgtgctgaggagctggtgagtgcagggctggagcctccCCCTCAggcccaggaacagctcctgctcTCAGAGCAGCTCCGCCATGTACAGACCATGGAGGATGTGGAGAGTCTGGCCAAGGAGGAGCTTGTGGAAGAGCAGAAGCTGGTAGGCCTGAAAGCAGGGAAGCGAGCacggcagcaggaggaaggcagagctggggacagacaTACCAAGAAAGCACCAGCCAAGAGGAAGATGATCAGTCTGGAGGCTGTGCTGGATGGGAAGCCCCACGAGATGGACTGCCTCAGCCTGCCGGTGGtcctggaggaggaggtgagcAGGACAGGCCTTCCCCATGCTCCCCAGTACCCAAAACACCCATCCAGTAATCCCCAAACCCTTAAGTCTCAGTAACCCCAAACCCTCTAGTGGTAACCGTAAACTCCCTTCCAGTAACTCCAAACCTCCTTTCAGTAACTCCCAGTAATCCCAAACCAGTAACTCTAAACCTCCTCCCAGTAATTAGAAGCCCCAGACTAGTAACTCCCAGCACTCCTAAACCCCCTTACagtaaccccaaacccccaccaGTAATGCCCAGTAACTTTTACCCCTTTCCCACTCTTCCCAGTACCCACAAAccctctcccagtgcctcccaatTTGTCCCAGTCTCTCCCAATTCCCCTGGTAACGCTTAAACCCACTCTGTCTTGTCCTTGTGCAGGAGGGTGGCATCGAGCAGCATGGGATGATCACGGAGGCCTTTGCTGGGGATGATGTGGTCGCTGACTTCCGCCGGGAGAAGCGCAAGGCAGAGGAGGCAGTGAAGCCGCAGCCGGTGAACctggtgctgccaggctggggcgAGTGGGGCGGCACAGGCCTGAAACCCAGCGCCAGGAAGGTCAAGAGGTGAGTGGGGGAGAGCTCGGGGTTCTGCCCAGCCCCGTGCCAGCCCTGACCTCTCACTTGCCCACAGGTTCCTGATCAAGCCGCCGCCGGCGCCTCCGCGGAAGGACCAGCACCTGCCCCACGTCATCATGAGCGAGAAGCGTAACATCCACGCGGCAGCGCATCAGGTGGGCCACACCTGTTCTCCGTGAGAGCTCCAGCACCTGGGCAAGCCTGGGGCGTTCCTGTGATCCCTTCCCAAAATGTCCGCAATCCCTGCCTGTAATCCCTGCCCAATGCTTAGCTTCCAGTTTAAACAGCTCAGAAATGAAGGAGGAGGGATGTACAGGGCTGCTCccttggtggtggtggttgttCCAGCCCTCTTGGGCTCTGCTGGCAGTGGAAAGGGAAGCAGAGTGTGAGTGGGTCCTGGACAAGTGGGAGGCAGTGAGCACTGGGGGCAGcatgggctggaaaagctgggcGGGGTGGCTCAGGGCTATTacccctgtggtgtccccacagGTCAGCGAGCTGCCCTTCCCCTTTGAGCGGCACCAGCAGTTCGAGCAGAGCATGCGGACGCCCGTGGGCTCCACGTGGAACACTCAGCGTGCCTTCCAGAAGCTGACAGCCCCTCGAGTCATCACCCGCACTGGCCACATCATTCAGCCCATCTCAGCTGAGGATGTCCCTGACACGGCCCCTGGCAGCGGGGCCAGGCTGGGGGGGGAGGCCATGCCTGAGAGGAAGGCTGTGCCCAGGGGGAAGGCTGTGCCCAGGGGGAAGGCTGTGCCCAGAGGGAAGGCTATGCCCGGGGGGAAGGCTGTGCCCAGAGGGAAGGCTATGCCCGGGGGGAAGGCTGTGTCTGGGGGGAAGGCTGTGCCCAGGGGGAGGGCTGTGCCTGGGCAGAAGGCGCAGCCCCCGCACTGCAGAGCAcggtagctctgtgtgtgcagccTGGAGGCTCAAACTGGAGGGGGCGGAGGaaccaggaacagctcctggttCTGTCCAGGTCCTTCTACCTCTTTCTCTGCAATAAAACCCAGGGTTGCCCTCCCTGTGCTGTCTGCatggctgccctggcagtgtccagggCTAGGTTGGGCCCTCCATCCTGTCCTTGGGGTCCATGCAGGGCTGGGTGCTTTGGCTGAGTTGAGGGTGAGAGCTTGGTCAGGAGCTCATAGTGGGGCACGTCTAGGAGCATGGTGAGGGACTGGAATAGCTGCCAGCATCGTGTCCTTTGTCTTTTATATCCCCATTTTGGTACCTATATAGTTTTTTAAATCTTGGCCAAAGGGGCTTTCTCCCCACCTTGTCATGCTTGGCTTGGCCTTGGGGGTGTTTCTCAGGTCCACCTGCACTCCCAGAGTACCTGCTCAGCCCTAATAAACCTGATCACCTGGAACTGGCTCTGTCAggtgcttctgctgctctgcacatgCTGGGAGCTGGCTCTGTCCACGGGCAGCCCCcactcctgctgcccacctccAAGCCCATGCTCTGTGCCCGGCCCCCCCTCGGAGTGTGACGGTGAGGTGCCTCTCGGTTTGGTTGGTGCATCCAGCACAAGTGGAGGGATGTACCAGAGCTTTACGAACTGGGCAGGGATCTCTCCAGGCCTCTCCCCCCACTTACAACGTGGGGTGTGCTCAGTGCCAGTTGGAGGAGcacttcccagccccagcacaggagctggagctgctgctgatcccaggaAACGTGTCCCTCGTGTCAAGGACGCCTCCTCCCACCTTGCACTGCAGCCTGCCCCGGGCACggcctgtccccagggccacccttCTCCCTTGCAGCTGTGTCAGACCAGGAAACAGGGGTCGTTCTGAGGAGTTGGGGTGCAGACACCCTCCGTGCTGACTGCCGGTATCTGTGATTCCCCAGGGCCCTCCCTaggctgggaggggactgggtgCTGGGTGCTGGCTCTCCCTAGGCTGGGGGGGGACTGGGTGCTGGGTGCTGGCTCTCCCTaggctgggaggggactgggtgCTGGGTGCTGGCTCTCCCTaggctgggaggggactgggtgCTGGGTGCTGGCTCTCCCTaggctgggaggggactgggtgCTGGGTGCTGGCTCTCCCTaggctgggaggggactgggtgCTGGGTGCTGGCTCTCCCTAGGCTGGGGGGGGGACTGGGTGCTGGGTGCTGGCTCTCCCTaggctgggaggggactgggtgCTGATGTGGGGCAGGTGTCGCAGCTTTGCTGGGGACCCATCCCGAGTGTCTGTGGCCCCTGTAGCACCCGGGACCGGGGAGTCAGAGGGCGCTGGCCCGTGATGGGGCCACGACAGTGTTGCTTgcgggaggggaaaaaaaaaaaaaaagaagcgtAGAGCATTTCTGTGCCGTGACACCGAGCCCCCCTCGCGAGGCTGGTGGCCCCAGCAGAGCCTGCGGCCCTCTGCCATGGGAATCCTTCGCCCCGGAGACGTCGTGAAGGATGGGGGGGGTCGTGTTTGTTTCAGTAAAAGGTGAAGCGCCCTGAGGAGGGGGAGGCAGCgtcccctgccagcccctccaCCTGCCTGCAGTCCCCCAGAGCCGCCCCCAACCCCCGGCTACTGAGGCCGGGAGATCCCTCCGACGCTGCTGATCCTGTCCTTGCCGGGACCCTCCCTCGCCTGCCCCGGCCAATggctctgccttcctcctccccagcccagaCGGTGTTTGGCTGGACGCGATGGGCTGTCCCCATCCAGCCCACCTCCTGAGCTCCAGCCCCGGGACGCTCAGGGCACCCGGGCAGGGAAAGGTGCGGGGGGGCTGTTACAGCACAGCTGCTTCGGGCTCAGCAGGACCTGCGGGGTGCTGTCCTGCTGTTTGCCTCTCTGCAGGGAGGGGGAACCCCCCACGTGCCTTCAGCCCCCGAATTTGGCCCACCCCACGGCAAAGGATGCTGCTGCCGTgcatggtgtcacctgtgtcccgGAAGAAGGGAGCACTGCCCCGCGAGGGGCACTGCCCCAGCCTGAACTGGGACCTCCCCAGCTCCGATGCGATGCTCCCTCCAGGGCCAGGAAGATGGTGGCATCAGGCCAGTGCTCAGGTGCAGATCCTGCAGAGGACCGAGGCCAGCAGGTGTAACACCAGCTTAGACCGGGAGCAAGCAGATCTGCAACTGTCACAAGCTGGAGCAGCGGCAGGACCTGCTGAGGTGCAGATCCCTGTATGGATCCCTGCCTCACGCAGAGCTGCTGGGTCTGGCAGCCTGAGTGGGGGTGATACTCAGCGTGGGAGAGAACAGCTGTAGCCACAGCTGGATGTGCTTCATCCTGTGAGGAACGGCAGCACTGGACTGGACTGGCTTGAACTGGGGCTTCCAGTACCCAGAGATGCTTCAAAAATAAATGGGGACAACATTAGCATGAACTGGTGGGTTCCGTAGGAGGAACTCTGGTGCGGGGTGACGACTGGTGCTGACATCCTCGCCCCTCCAGGCTCCTGCTACATCACAGGCTCCTCTGGAGCCCTCACATCAAGGCAACGCTTGGCCCTCTGACTTCTCTGCAGAAACGGATTTGCTGGGCACAGGAGCTTGGGGTTTTTCAATTAATAACCCATTCCAGGTCTGCCGCAGGAAAGGGGGACGCCAGGGATGCCCACTGGCAGCCTCCCGGGTCGCCGGGGAAGGGGGTGAGAGCCCTTTGCAAGGGGACAGAAACGGGCCGGGGAACCCAGCACGGCTGCGGGCTGGGGTGGCTCCCTGCGGGGACTTCCCCAGCCTGATCGTCGTTCTCCCCATGACAGCAGggccggctgcaggctgccAGACAGGATGCGAGTCGAGGAGAACCTGGCAAAGCCCTGTTGTCGCCGGCCACGGCGTGGGCCACGGGAGCCCCGGTGCCGCGGAGCGAACACGCAGCCCTCCCTCGGCCGCCTGAGCGCCGCGTCCCCCGAGAGCCGCGAGCGGCTGCGGTTGCTCTTACTGGCCTACTTTCCGGGCTACGTCAAAGCCGGGCTTACGGAGCAGGGAGCCGCGGCAAGGGCGGCCGAGCTGCTCCCGGTGCCAGCGGGGAGCGGGGGCTAATccgggcccggggccgcccagcctggctggcacACGGGCggcgggcagcggggcagggccggcGGCGCTGCCGTGGGGCTGGGGACGAGCACGGCCACCGCGACTTCTCCCGGGGCAGGGACCCACCCGGGAGCAAGGGCCGCTCCAGCGCCGGGGAGCTGCCGGTGCCGCCGGGCTCCTGCACCCGGCGTCCCGGGAGGCCAGTGGGAGCGGGATGGAGTAAAAGGCAGAATTAAAATCAACAAACAAAAGGCTTTTGGTCgctgttttttgggggggttgggtggtgggttttttttttgtttcttttttatcttttttaaatgCAGGCTATAAATAACCTGTAAAATATTTCGTCTGGGctgtttctgcagctgaaatctTGTCCCTCTGGCTTCCCAAGCTCAGGATGTGAATGCGAGCACTGCGGCCGTCATGGAGCCCCCCATGgtccctggggtggatccctgGGATCCTGCACCTTTGCCCACTGGGATCGGGGAATTTCCGTGTCCCTGAACACCTCCAGCCCCCATGGGCTGGAAACGCTCCTCCCCAGAATGGGCCCGAGCTCCACTCCCCGGGGTGCGAGAGGGGCTGAGCACCGCCCCCCGACCGGACGGAGGAGAGAGgctcagcctggcacagtgCGGGACAAACAGGACAGGGGAGGCAAGTCTGAGGTTGGAACGTCAGGCTCAGAAATGCTCTCCCCAGCATATCCCGTGCCGGGGACAggggtggtccctgctccccGAGTCTCTCAGCCTCCATCGCCCCGCACCAGGGGCGCGCTCACAGCCCGTTCCTCCCGCCGCGGTACCCGGTGCCCGGCGCATCCCGGCCGCATCCGGGCGCCGCAGCGGTTTCCGTGGAGATGGCATCTCCCAAGCCCGCACCGCCCGAGCCGGGGGTTTCCATGGAGATGCCGTATCCAGCACGGCACAACCTGAGCCGGAGATTCTGCCGAGATGCTGTAGTCGGGACCCTCGCCCCGCAGCGGGGCCATTCCCAGGGACGTGGGTGGCCGGGGCCCTCTGTGGCTTGGGGGTGCCTGTGGTGTTACCCACTGCTCCACACACCAGTTCGGTGACAGCACTGGGACACCAATACCTGCAGCTCTGAAcatcctggaggagctgtcgCCAGCCTTGTCACCCTCCAGAGCAGGAACCCACTCACTCAGGCTGTGTTGTCACATTCTGTCAGGGTCTCCAAGAGATGGCGGGTGCCTGCCTGTACCCAGCTGCCTGGAGAGGAAAGGGGGaaatccccgtgtcccccgaTGACTTTCTCCCAGCTGccaccctgcagctcccacagagaCACGTCAGGGTGGGATGTCAGTGGCACCAGCTGGGAAACGGGCACCGTGCTGCACTCCTGCACCAGGGGATAAGGTacccagccccaaaccagcagcatcccagagcTGAGGGACACCTGGTTGAGTTCCAGCACAGCCAGCGCACCAAAAACTTCCCAGGGGGACATGAAGGGCCTCAAAGGGCAGGACTGAGGCCAAGCTGAAGGGTGAGCAGAGGCAGATGTCCTCCTGACAGGCAGCTGTGTGAGTGTACGTGTGCCCTGGCCAGTGTTATAATAGCAGCTTCGTTTGAGCACAGCTGCCGCAGAGGTGGCACCTTCCATTCTGCACACGGCAGAGCTTTGGCAAACCCCAAGCTCCCGCTGTAGAAACGGGGGAGAAGCACGGGAATGCCCCTGGGGCACACACTGGGACACGCTGGGACACTCTCCTCCCCACTTGGTGCCATGGGAGATGTGGGGCTGGTTGAGCCCCCATGTCCATCCTTGCCTCAGCCCCCTCCATGCTCCTGCtccacctctgctcccagctggacCTTCCTTGGCCACCCTTGTCCTGCCCAAGCCAAGGCCATCTGGAGCCTCCATGGGGGCTTctcagctggcagagcagcagcagccaggagcctGGGGATGATGCCTGAGGCTGGGCATAGCTAGCCATTCcagcctccagctcctgggggGCCTCAAGCCCCCACACAGCCTGGCCACTGCCAGGActgccagcagcacttccagcaTCCCCAGGCACAGGCTGTCAGATGCAGCACTGCGGTCAGAGCTCAGCTCTTTGTCTGCTGTTATAATTAGGAGCCCCTTGGTGGCTACTGAGGCCAGACCTGGGAagctcagggctgggggacagaCACTAAAGGAGCTGAAATTTGGCATGGCAGCCTGGAAGCAGGGGCAGGCCCTGTTCTGACCACAGCCAGCTACTCTTCAGAGCCTCATACTGCATTGAAAAGGGCTGGAGTGTAGCCAGGGCTCTGTGTGGTCACCCCTCTCACCCCTGCCAGGCCTGCCCTCACCTGATTTCTggggctcccctggcaccccagcctctgctcaccCACTGTATTCTCCTCCCCTCCATCACTTTGCCCTTGCCCTGGCTGCCAGCTATTCCTTCCCTTGGCTCCCAGGGACAATGTGTTTCCTCCCTGACTTATCCTGGTGATCCCACATTCTCATCCGTCAGCAGtgctctcccagcccagggcttCTCCTGGgatgtggaggaggaggagggcagcaGAGACAGCGTGTGGCTGCTGactgctgtctgtgctgctcAGCATGGGCAATACACACTTCTCCAGCCAGCGTGGAGGCCTGCAGTGGATAAGGAAGGAGAGGCCAGTCCCAAACTCCCTTGGATGGTTCAAGAGGAAGCCACCCAAAATCTCAATCCATGGAATTCCCTTCCCGAGGCAGGAGCAGCCTTGTTTTGGCCCCAGCAGCTGGGTTCAAAATGTCAGCCTCTGAGCTCATAACAGATCCAGTTTCTCACGGAGGAGGTGGGACTCTGTCCCATGTCCCTCCTGAGCGCCGTGtcccctggggagcagggggaagAGGGGCTGCACAGCAGGACAGCAGGCAGCAGCCTGGCCTGTCATGTGCCCCGCAGCACTTGTGGCCTCCCTGCCcaccattccctgtccccaactgccagcagagagGACAAGGCAGCCACTCTGACACCGTCACCTTCTATCTGCACTGCCACCCATGCTTCCAGTGTTTGTTGTCGGAGTGGGACAGCCCATGGAATGCGGGAGGATGAGGGCTGCAGGTAGAGGTGGCAACTCTCCACAGTGTCACTGCACCAGCCAAacccaggtgagctctgcccACCTCAGAGGGAGCAGAACGGAGGATCCTTCTTCAGAAAAGTCCCAAGAAACTCAGTGAGAAATCTCCAGACTCCACAGAAATGGACACACTGTTCCTCCCAATGGGACACCCATCCTCTGGCTCCGCAGTCACAGCCCCACCTTCCCAGGGGAAGCTGAGGTGTCCAGGGCAGAAGCAGCCCTGGATATGGAGGTGACATGGAGCACGTGAGGCTGAATCACCTCATTCCTCTTCCTCTGGTGCCAAGAAATACCAGCCACTTTTGCTGCCACCAGCTGCCACCACTCTGCCAGAGGAGAAGGTTCCGTGATCCCAGCTCATCCAGAGACGCCTGCCAGCCCAGCTACTCGACCATGGCTGGCACTAACGTGATCCCCAGAAGGGTCAGGGtctccccacagcagcctggcaggagcagagtgTGCCATGCCCAGCTGGTTGTGTTAGCCAACATGTTCTGGTTTCTGGTCAGGGAGGGGGCAGTGAGGTGGAGTCTACCCAAAAAACAGTGGggagaggagaaataaattttaaaaaggacacAAAATGGAGCAGTAAtgacaaaagcagcagcagcagcagtactGCAGGCCAGGTCAGAGCTGAGCGCTCAGGCCCTGGTggcccaggggagcagagcaggcaggggacaCACATGTCAGgggctgccctgagcacttGGAGGGTTCATGCGTGCCCTTGGACCTGTGGAGCttggcacatgtcctgctgcCCAGGAAGGTGGAGAGGAGCAAATGCTGaggtgaggcagcagctggggttGCCCACAGCTGGGTGTCCTGGGGGTTGTGTCCCCAGGATGGAGGGGAGGTAAAGgagcccccagctccccctgcaGCACAAGGCCCGGCTTGATTCCCTTGAGGAATTACTGATGAGGGCTCTTT
Encoded proteins:
- the UTP14A gene encoding U3 small nucleolar RNA-associated protein 14 homolog A — protein: MAEEDPAAAAAGSGSESEEGEDGERRHRQLLEAISALSGRKRRKLAERSEASGQVSEFNVTCKGAGEKLVLSELLQPIHPKSTLGSVRKELARVKQKAAVELPLSKEEAKRVVREAAYVTSSKEVGKWQQVVLQNRRAEQLVFPLRQDIATVTPLERVTSAWKARTPLEQEIFGLLHKTQQPVTDPLLTPEEMASVQAMSLEEARRRRAELQKARAVQSYYEAKARRAKRIKSKKYHRVLKKSRRRQALKEFEQLHKSDPAAALARLEELEQLRMQERMSLKHQNKGKWARSRAIMAKYDLEARKAMQEQLARNKELMQKVRVEPPEEELCEVPEEDTTALPVPSGANPWMLGKPSDLAPEPEAQECPRDDTVPGAVENKEEMEEEEEELSEEEALLQDFEQKRRERTGSPEGHGKDHGADETETGAEQPRDSPVPPDCAEELGDSPVPPDCAEELVSAGLEPPPQAQEQLLLSEQLRHVQTMEDVESLAKEELVEEQKLVGLKAGKRARQQEEGRAGDRHTKKAPAKRKMISLEAVLDGKPHEMDCLSLPVVLEEEEGGIEQHGMITEAFAGDDVVADFRREKRKAEEAVKPQPVNLVLPGWGEWGGTGLKPSARKVKRFLIKPPPAPPRKDQHLPHVIMSEKRNIHAAAHQVSELPFPFERHQQFEQSMRTPVGSTWNTQRAFQKLTAPRVITRTGHIIQPISAEDVPDTAPGSGARLGGEAMPERKAVPRGKAVPRGKAVPRGKAMPGGKAVPRGKAMPGGKAVSGGKAVPRGRAVPGQKAQPPHCRAR